The Marinilabiliales bacterium genomic sequence GAATTCTCGATGCAAGGCAGGGGCTTGCCGGCTTATCCCATATATCAAGTCCGGTCAGCCTGGCAACAAGCCGTATATCATCCTTGGTTAACCCGGCATCTTTCAGGGGACTGACAACCTGGTGCTCATCTGCCGCCTTCAGTCCGGGACGGTAATCGCCCAGATCATCCAAATTGGTACCGTTTGCAACATATTTTATCCCCTCTTTAGCAGCAATATCACCTATATACTCATAAAGCTCCTTTTTGCAGTAATAGCAACGGTCATCAGGGTTCCTTGAGTAATTCTGATCATCAAGCTCACGGGTGTTGATGACCCTGATCCGTGCACCGGTTCCGTTGGCGAATGAGACTGCCTCCTGCAGTTCCCTGCGGGGAATTGACGGCGAATCTGAAATGACCGCCAGAACATTGTCTCCCAGCATCATATGAGCAACCTTAAGCAGTAATGCACTGTCCAGTCCCCCGCTATATGCTATTATAAGCCTTTCATATCCTGAAAGCTCCTTTTTAAGCGCCTCCAGCTTCTTTTCGGCCTTCTTTCTGATTTGTATGTCCATCGCTTCCTCCTCTCTCTTCATATCCGCAATATTAGCATTAATTAAAATATTATTCTTTTAGCTATACCGTATAACAAAAAAATAACCCTTTTGATTATTCAACCCTGTTTTATCGACAATCCGGATAAGCCCCGTCAGGAACGAACGTATTACCATACCTGTTATCTAAGGTATTTTTCATACACTCTCCTGTAAAAGTCCATATCCACGCCTGCCATCCTCATAAGTACCCCGTCCCCCAGAATCTCCTCCTTTTTGCCGCAAGCCCTTATCTCTCCGTCCACCAGAACGGCAAGCCGCTCACAGCATGAAACCAGTGGCAGCAATGACTGCGACACTATTACAAGCGTTGCATCCAGTCGCCCGATAATATCCAGAAGCTGCACCACCATTACCGAATCGAGACTTGAAAACGGTTCGTCAAAAGCTATGACTTCAGGGCTGGTTGCCAGCACCGTTGCCAGCGCAACACGCTTTCTTTCGCCAAGTGAAAGATGATGGGACTCGGCATCTTTAAAACCCCCAAGGTTCATCTCCCTCAGAGCCTGCTCAACCCTTGCTGCGGCCTCTTCAGTGCTGTATCCGAAATTCAGGGGGCCGAAGGCGATATCTTCCTCCACCGTGGGATTGAACAACTGGTCGTCAGGGTTCTGAAATACCAGTCCCACCAGCCTCCTGACGGCCTGCAGAGTTCTTTTTTCAATCCTGGTGTCTCCTATAGTCACAATGCCGTCACCTGCAAGTATTCCGTTAAGATGCAGCAGCAGCGTCGACTTTCCTGCGCCTGAAGGACCAATTATGCCGAGTTTCTCACCGGGACCGATATCCAGGGATAAATTCTTAAGTACCGGACTGCCGGCAGTATACGAGAAACTGAGATTATCTATT encodes the following:
- the larE gene encoding ATP-dependent sacrificial sulfur transferase LarE, whose product is MDIQIRKKAEKKLEALKKELSGYERLIIAYSGGLDSALLLKVAHMMLGDNVLAVISDSPSIPRRELQEAVSFANGTGARIRVINTRELDDQNYSRNPDDRCYYCKKELYEYIGDIAAKEGIKYVANGTNLDDLGDYRPGLKAADEHQVVSPLKDAGLTKDDIRLVARLTGLDIWDKPASPCLASRIPYGSSVTRDKLSQVERAEEFVRSFGAREIRVRHFDRKAVLEVNPVYREIVEKNLSAIKDEFALLGFYETEVKDFKSGSLNQLININAKR
- a CDS encoding ABC transporter ATP-binding protein, which gives rise to MPCGIKIDNLSFSYTAGSPVLKNLSLDIGPGEKLGIIGPSGAGKSTLLLHLNGILAGDGIVTIGDTRIEKRTLQAVRRLVGLVFQNPDDQLFNPTVEEDIAFGPLNFGYSTEEAAARVEQALREMNLGGFKDAESHHLSLGERKRVALATVLATSPEVIAFDEPFSSLDSVMVVQLLDIIGRLDATLVIVSQSLLPLVSCCERLAVLVDGEIRACGKKEEILGDGVLMRMAGVDMDFYRRVYEKYLR